A window of the Streptomyces sp. Ag109_O5-10 genome harbors these coding sequences:
- a CDS encoding DUF2510 domain-containing protein translates to MTQVTPPGWYPDPGQTSDGPATERWWDGKAWTEQTRPAGSAAGWGPPPQPPADGAQPAYPAYPAGEGYPAYPGYPGYPAQPPAPVRRGLRTGIAVGVAVAVLAAIGVAAWALTGNGSGDGRQASQQGPGGQGGFGQGGPEGQNGGQGFPFGGSGGGSGSGGADGGASPSPGQSEAPKVKGGGTVSDSINAISIPVPDGWTGQSIEYGANVSSDDSYKCPGDTSQTCTAGGAYSAPAVVLGTKGDTAEEVAKADIAANAKESYGGKTYGAITSHEVLASKAVTVAGQKGYLVRWKAITSKGADGYVESLAFPSPANAQQIVVVRFGVDVGQKESIIDTITTGIKVSSGSGNGSNV, encoded by the coding sequence ATGACGCAGGTGACTCCCCCCGGGTGGTATCCCGATCCCGGGCAGACAAGTGACGGTCCGGCCACCGAACGCTGGTGGGACGGCAAGGCCTGGACGGAGCAGACCCGGCCCGCCGGGTCGGCCGCCGGCTGGGGTCCCCCGCCGCAGCCGCCGGCCGACGGGGCGCAGCCGGCCTACCCGGCGTATCCGGCCGGCGAGGGCTACCCCGCGTACCCGGGCTATCCGGGGTACCCGGCGCAGCCGCCCGCCCCCGTCAGGCGTGGGCTGCGTACCGGCATCGCGGTCGGCGTCGCCGTGGCGGTCCTCGCCGCGATCGGGGTCGCCGCGTGGGCGCTGACCGGCAACGGCAGCGGCGACGGCCGGCAGGCCTCGCAGCAGGGCCCGGGCGGTCAGGGCGGGTTCGGCCAGGGCGGCCCCGAGGGGCAGAACGGCGGCCAGGGCTTCCCGTTCGGCGGGTCGGGCGGCGGGTCGGGGTCCGGCGGCGCCGACGGGGGCGCCTCGCCGTCGCCGGGCCAGTCCGAGGCGCCGAAGGTCAAGGGCGGCGGCACGGTGTCGGACTCGATCAACGCCATCAGCATCCCGGTGCCGGACGGCTGGACCGGGCAGTCCATCGAATACGGCGCCAATGTCAGCTCCGACGACTCCTACAAGTGCCCGGGCGACACCTCGCAGACCTGCACCGCCGGCGGTGCCTACTCGGCGCCCGCGGTGGTGCTGGGCACCAAGGGGGACACCGCCGAGGAGGTCGCCAAGGCGGACATCGCGGCCAACGCCAAGGAGTCGTACGGCGGCAAGACCTACGGCGCGATCACCTCGCACGAGGTGCTGGCCTCCAAGGCGGTCACGGTGGCCGGGCAGAAGGGGTACCTGGTCCGCTGGAAGGCGATCACCAGCAAGGGCGCCGACGGCTACGTCGAGTCGCTGGCCTTCCCGTCGCCCGCGAACGCCCAGCAGATCGTGGTGGTCCGGTTCGGCGTCGACGTCGGACAGAAGGAGTCGATCATCGACACGATCACCACCGGCATCAAGGTGTCCTCGGGCAGCGGCAACGGTTCGAACGTCTGA
- a CDS encoding TetR/AcrR family transcriptional regulator has product MTSQAADGPDMVAASRRSKITPEREREFFDAVLEQIRECGYDSVSMEGVAASTRCSKSTLYRQWKTKPQFVAAALRASREVRFAGVDTGSLAQDLREVARAAGDWSRKDTRLLSALGHAVHSDEALAQALREALVEPEIAALQQILRRGVERGEVPQGHPALDYVPAMMFGVLRVRPVLTGEYADADYLVRFVEAVALPALGLT; this is encoded by the coding sequence ATGACGTCGCAGGCCGCGGACGGACCGGACATGGTCGCTGCCTCGCGCCGCTCCAAGATCACGCCGGAGCGTGAGCGGGAGTTCTTCGACGCCGTGCTCGAACAGATCCGCGAGTGCGGCTACGACTCCGTCTCCATGGAGGGCGTCGCCGCGAGCACCCGCTGCAGCAAGTCGACGCTCTACCGGCAGTGGAAGACCAAGCCGCAGTTCGTCGCGGCCGCGCTGCGGGCCAGCCGTGAGGTGCGCTTCGCCGGCGTCGACACCGGGTCACTCGCCCAGGACCTGCGCGAGGTCGCGCGGGCCGCGGGCGACTGGTCGCGCAAGGACACCAGGCTGCTCTCCGCGCTGGGGCACGCCGTGCACTCGGACGAGGCGCTGGCGCAGGCGCTGCGCGAGGCGCTCGTGGAACCCGAGATCGCGGCGCTCCAGCAGATCCTGCGCCGCGGGGTCGAGCGGGGCGAGGTGCCCCAGGGGCATCCCGCGCTGGACTACGTGCCCGCCATGATGTTCGGCGTGCTGCGGGTGCGGCCCGTGCTCACCGGCGAGTACGCCGACGCCGACTATCTCGTCCGTTTCGTGGAGGCCGTCGCGCTGCCCGCACTCGGACTGACCTAG
- a CDS encoding phosphocholine-specific phospholipase C codes for MPEVNRRRFLQLAGATTAFTALSSSVERAVALPANHRTGSIEDVEHIVVLMQENRSFDHYFGTLRGVRGFGDPRPVTQNNKSVWKQSNGTKDILPFHPDADDLGLAFIQDLPHGWNDTHTAVNGGKYDKWVPAKGTTTMAYLNRDDIPFHYALADAFTICDAYHCSFMGSTDPNRYYMWTGYTGNDGQGGGPVLGNDEAGYSWTTYPERLEKAGVSWKIYQDVGDGLDAAGGWGWIQDAYRGNYGDNSLLYFKQYQNAQPGDPLYDKARTGTDATKGEGFFDRLKADVKAGELPQISWVVAPEAFTEHPNWPANYGAWYVSQVLDALTADPAVWAKTAVFITYDENDGFFDHIVPPFPPSSAAQGKSTVDPALDLFAGNASHPAGAYGLGQRVPMLVVSPWSKGGFVCSETLDHTSIIRFMEARFGVHEPNISPWRRAVTGDLTAAFDFSRKDTKPVALPATDGYRPPDGNRHPDYVPTPPANPALPKQERGSRPTRPLKYAPLVDGALDAATGRFTLTFASGAQAGAAFLVTSDNRSDGPWSYTTEAGKSVSDTWNSAYSGGSYDLTVHGPNGFLRGFRGPGKVAGPEVTARPHGDDIELTFTNRGGGTVKLAVADGYGGRGRTFTVRAGAVVTHIVHLNHSERWYDLTVTSESDASYVRRFAGHVENGEPGVSDPAIITV; via the coding sequence ATGCCCGAAGTAAACCGGCGCAGATTCCTCCAACTCGCGGGCGCCACCACGGCGTTCACGGCGCTGTCCAGCAGCGTCGAGCGCGCCGTCGCGCTGCCCGCGAACCACCGCACCGGATCGATCGAGGACGTCGAGCACATCGTCGTCCTGATGCAGGAGAACCGGTCGTTCGACCACTACTTCGGCACCCTCAGAGGCGTCCGCGGCTTCGGAGACCCCCGCCCGGTCACCCAGAACAACAAGTCCGTATGGAAGCAGTCGAACGGCACGAAGGACATCCTGCCCTTCCACCCGGACGCCGACGACCTGGGCCTCGCCTTCATCCAGGACCTCCCGCACGGCTGGAACGACACGCACACCGCGGTCAACGGCGGTAAGTACGACAAGTGGGTGCCGGCCAAGGGCACCACGACGATGGCGTACCTGAACCGCGACGACATACCGTTCCACTACGCGCTCGCCGACGCCTTCACCATCTGCGACGCCTACCACTGCTCGTTCATGGGCTCCACCGACCCGAACCGCTACTACATGTGGACGGGTTACACGGGCAACGACGGCCAGGGCGGCGGCCCGGTCCTCGGCAACGACGAGGCCGGCTACAGCTGGACCACGTACCCGGAGCGCCTGGAGAAGGCCGGTGTCTCCTGGAAGATCTACCAGGACGTCGGCGACGGCCTGGACGCGGCCGGCGGGTGGGGCTGGATCCAGGACGCCTACCGCGGCAACTACGGCGACAACTCGCTGCTCTACTTCAAGCAGTACCAGAACGCCCAGCCCGGCGACCCGCTGTACGACAAGGCCCGCACCGGCACCGACGCCACCAAGGGCGAGGGCTTCTTCGACCGGCTGAAGGCCGACGTCAAGGCCGGCGAGCTGCCGCAGATCTCCTGGGTCGTCGCCCCCGAGGCCTTCACCGAGCACCCCAACTGGCCAGCGAACTACGGCGCCTGGTACGTCTCCCAGGTCCTCGACGCGCTCACCGCCGACCCCGCGGTGTGGGCGAAGACGGCCGTGTTCATCACGTACGACGAGAACGACGGCTTCTTCGACCACATCGTCCCGCCGTTCCCGCCCTCCTCGGCCGCGCAGGGCAAGTCCACGGTCGATCCGGCCCTGGACCTCTTCGCGGGCAACGCGAGCCACCCCGCCGGCGCCTACGGCCTCGGCCAGCGCGTGCCGATGCTCGTCGTCTCCCCGTGGAGCAAGGGCGGCTTCGTCTGCTCCGAGACACTCGACCACACCTCGATCATCCGGTTCATGGAGGCCCGCTTCGGCGTCCACGAGCCCAACATCTCGCCCTGGCGGCGTGCCGTCACCGGCGACCTGACCGCGGCGTTCGACTTCTCCCGCAAGGACACCAAGCCGGTCGCGCTGCCCGCCACGGACGGCTACCGGCCGCCGGACGGCAACCGCCACCCCGACTACGTGCCCACCCCGCCGGCCAACCCTGCGCTGCCGAAGCAGGAGCGCGGCTCCCGGCCCACCCGGCCGCTGAAGTACGCCCCGCTGGTGGACGGCGCGCTGGACGCGGCGACCGGCAGGTTCACGCTCACCTTCGCGTCGGGCGCGCAGGCCGGTGCCGCCTTCCTGGTGACCTCCGACAACCGCTCCGACGGTCCCTGGAGCTACACCACGGAGGCCGGCAAGTCCGTCTCCGACACCTGGAACTCGGCGTACTCGGGCGGCTCGTACGACCTGACCGTGCACGGCCCGAACGGCTTCCTGCGCGGCTTCCGGGGCCCCGGCAAGGTGGCGGGACCCGAGGTCACCGCGCGGCCGCACGGCGACGACATCGAGCTGACCTTCACCAACAGGGGCGGCGGCACGGTGAAGCTGGCGGTGGCCGACGGGTACGGCGGCCGGGGGCGGACGTTCACGGTGCGGGCCGGGGCGGTCGTGACGCACATCGTGCACCTCAACCACAGCGAGCGGTGGTACGACCTGACGGTCACGTCCGAGTCCGACGCGAGCTATGTGCGGCGGTTCGCCGGGCATGTCGAGAACGGGGAGCCGGGGGTCAGCGACCCGGCGATCATCACGGTGTGA
- a CDS encoding PadR family transcriptional regulator → MALRNALMAALLEGEASGYDLAKQFDATVANFWTATPQQLYRELERMEADGLVAARVVEQERRPNKRLFSLTDAGREAVRAYTSAPPGRPAVVRDELLVKVQCADAGDIEAVRTAVAGRMEWAAAKLARYERIRQRLLAGRSEEAYFAEAERVGPYLTLLRGMSFERENLQWGDLALRRLAQRAARHTQQSE, encoded by the coding sequence ATGGCTCTGCGGAACGCGCTGATGGCCGCCCTCCTGGAGGGCGAGGCCTCCGGGTACGACCTCGCGAAGCAGTTCGACGCGACGGTCGCCAACTTCTGGACGGCGACGCCCCAGCAGCTCTACCGCGAACTGGAGCGCATGGAGGCGGACGGGCTGGTCGCCGCCCGCGTCGTCGAGCAGGAACGCAGGCCCAACAAGCGGCTGTTCTCGCTGACGGACGCCGGCCGCGAGGCGGTACGCGCCTACACCTCCGCACCCCCCGGGCGCCCCGCGGTGGTCCGCGACGAGCTGCTGGTCAAGGTGCAGTGCGCGGACGCCGGTGACATCGAGGCGGTCCGGACCGCCGTCGCCGGGCGCATGGAGTGGGCCGCCGCCAAACTCGCCCGCTACGAGCGGATCCGGCAGCGCCTGCTCGCCGGCCGCTCCGAGGAGGCGTACTTCGCCGAGGCCGAGCGCGTCGGCCCCTACCTCACCCTGCTGCGCGGGATGTCCTTCGAGCGGGAGAACCTCCAGTGGGGGGACCTGGCCCTGCGGAGGCTGGCGCAGCGGGCGGCTCGGCATACACAACAAAGTGAATAG
- a CDS encoding M15 family metallopeptidase, whose amino-acid sequence MTDIITLSDSRVAEVIEQECGEPLVDLRGTPGLRIDLRQADPDGSYARLRVGALRRLLQAQALLPAGIRFLVVEGYRPPDLQRRYFEQYAAALRAAHPDAGPDRIRELASAYISPPEVAPHVSGGAVDLTLCTADGTELPLGTEVNATPEESAGACRTGAPNVDAEARANRASMSRALTTAGFVNYPTEWWHWSYGDRYWALLSGAPAARYGPAAAPVRPA is encoded by the coding sequence GTGACGGACATCATCACGCTCTCCGACTCCCGGGTCGCCGAGGTCATCGAGCAGGAGTGCGGTGAACCGCTGGTGGACCTGCGGGGGACACCCGGCCTGCGGATCGACCTCCGGCAGGCCGACCCCGACGGCAGCTACGCGCGCCTGCGCGTCGGGGCGCTGCGCCGGCTGCTCCAGGCGCAGGCGCTGCTGCCCGCCGGGATCCGGTTCCTGGTGGTCGAGGGGTACCGGCCACCCGACCTGCAGCGCCGCTATTTCGAGCAGTACGCGGCGGCCCTGCGCGCGGCCCACCCCGACGCCGGTCCGGACCGGATCCGCGAGCTGGCCAGCGCCTACATCTCTCCGCCGGAGGTGGCCCCGCACGTGAGCGGCGGGGCGGTGGACCTGACCCTGTGCACCGCCGACGGCACCGAACTGCCGCTGGGCACGGAGGTGAACGCCACCCCGGAGGAGAGCGCGGGCGCGTGCCGTACCGGGGCACCGAACGTGGACGCCGAGGCGCGCGCGAACCGCGCGTCCATGAGCCGGGCGCTGACCACGGCCGGCTTCGTCAACTACCCCACCGAGTGGTGGCACTGGTCCTACGGCGACCGGTACTGGGCCCTGCTGAGCGGGGCACCGGCCGCCCGTTACGGGCCCGCCGCCGCACCCGTCCGGCCCGCTTGA
- a CDS encoding AfsR/SARP family transcriptional regulator — MFEVRLLGPVEVWEGGRRAPLGGSRPLAVLAALVVHLGEVISTERLVDLVWDEEAPATAGALVATHVSAVRRALARVGTAELVRTRPPGYVAGLAPDRVDARRFEELLAAGRSLGRTEEAADVLTEALGLWRGPEALEGLGQSFARIEAARLGELRLVAQEDSFALALELDRADGAIAPLLAHVAAHPLRERPRGQLMTALFRTGRVSDALRIYQEGRSLLRDELGIDPGPELRAVHQAVLTHDTGVLGGGRATRPVPAPRSGRPRPAPSHLPPDIADFVGRAEQVEWATGLVRGVGDPGRTAPPIGVISGRSGIGKTALAVHVGHRTADLFPDGRLFVDLRAADATPLEPADALARLLRAMGVDTDTLPSGLEELTGLYRTHIGHRRTLIVLDNAAGEAHLRPLLPPGPGAAVLITSRRRLVALEGAAHLDLTAPDEAEALDLLRRVAGAGRSWAEPEQAAEIVALCGRLPLAVRIAGARLAARPHWAPGRLVGRLRDERRRLNELSAGDLELRASLELGYADLDPPERRALRRLALLDLPDFAAWIAAPLLDTGTEEAEEAVERLVDCHFIDVVGVDGTGLARYRIHDLAREHARERCLVEESTEDRTAAVLRLAASWLDLARKAAARGPGGATRHFPEPAAVRPLDPVTEEAVLARPAAWFAAEQAGLLAAVTHCADHGMARTARDLAGALIASSAALYNQFDAWSRAHTAAMAAVRRGGDVEGEAWLLTGLGRLRYEQDRFEDSYAYFADALRLFGEKLPDGAAVALAGMGTARREQARYAEALELLEAALERYGDAGDAGGRAGVLYGIGYVHREQGRGPRARAALSGALELYRAAGDRHGEGLTLRSLALCDRAEGRYADAERLFLDALRIFTGLHDTFGVMYTEQALAKVELRTGRPAEAGRRLLRCLAVAQERQDRFGEALVLRTLGELRLAAGDTGAAREPLEVAAALWAELGLPLWRARTVWDLAGVWSADGETERARAARAEALEVFRSVGAREAGERAGGGTP; from the coding sequence ATGTTCGAAGTACGTCTGCTCGGTCCGGTGGAGGTCTGGGAAGGGGGCAGACGGGCCCCGCTCGGCGGCTCCCGGCCGCTGGCCGTCCTCGCCGCGCTCGTCGTCCACCTCGGCGAGGTGATCTCCACCGAGCGCCTGGTGGACCTCGTCTGGGACGAGGAGGCGCCGGCCACAGCGGGCGCCCTGGTCGCCACTCACGTCTCCGCCGTGCGCCGGGCCCTGGCCCGGGTCGGCACCGCCGAGCTGGTCCGTACCCGGCCCCCGGGCTATGTCGCCGGCCTCGCCCCGGACCGGGTCGACGCCCGCCGGTTCGAGGAACTCCTCGCGGCCGGGCGGTCGCTGGGCCGTACCGAGGAAGCGGCGGACGTGCTCACCGAGGCGCTGGGGCTGTGGCGGGGTCCGGAGGCCCTGGAGGGGCTCGGCCAGTCGTTCGCCCGGATCGAGGCGGCCCGGCTCGGCGAGCTGCGGCTGGTGGCCCAGGAGGACTCCTTCGCTCTGGCCCTGGAACTGGACCGCGCGGACGGCGCCATCGCGCCGCTGCTCGCCCATGTGGCCGCGCATCCGCTGCGGGAGCGGCCGCGCGGCCAGCTGATGACCGCCCTGTTCCGCACCGGCCGGGTCTCCGACGCCCTGCGCATCTACCAGGAGGGCCGGTCGCTGCTCCGCGACGAGCTGGGCATCGACCCGGGACCGGAGCTGCGGGCGGTGCACCAGGCCGTCCTCACCCATGACACCGGCGTGCTGGGAGGCGGGCGGGCCACCCGGCCGGTCCCGGCTCCACGGAGCGGGCGGCCCCGCCCCGCGCCCTCCCATCTCCCGCCCGACATAGCCGACTTCGTGGGCCGGGCGGAGCAGGTCGAGTGGGCGACCGGACTGGTGCGGGGCGTCGGCGACCCCGGCCGGACCGCACCGCCGATCGGGGTGATCTCCGGGCGCTCCGGCATCGGCAAGACGGCCCTCGCGGTGCACGTCGGCCACCGCACCGCCGACCTCTTCCCGGACGGCCGCCTCTTCGTGGACCTGCGGGCCGCCGACGCCACCCCGCTGGAGCCCGCCGACGCGCTGGCCCGGCTGCTGCGGGCGATGGGCGTCGACACCGACACGCTGCCCTCCGGCCTCGAGGAGCTGACCGGCCTGTATCGCACCCACATCGGGCACCGGCGGACCCTGATCGTCCTGGACAACGCGGCCGGGGAGGCGCACCTGCGGCCCCTGCTGCCGCCCGGCCCGGGTGCCGCGGTGCTGATCACCAGCCGCCGCCGGCTGGTGGCGCTGGAGGGCGCCGCCCATCTGGACCTCACCGCCCCGGACGAGGCCGAGGCCCTCGATCTGCTCCGCCGGGTGGCCGGTGCGGGGCGTTCCTGGGCGGAGCCGGAGCAGGCCGCCGAGATCGTCGCCCTGTGCGGGCGGCTGCCGCTCGCGGTGCGGATCGCCGGTGCCCGCCTGGCCGCCCGCCCGCACTGGGCACCCGGCCGGCTCGTCGGCCGGCTGCGCGACGAGCGCCGCCGCCTCAACGAACTCAGTGCCGGGGACCTGGAGTTACGAGCCAGCCTGGAACTCGGCTACGCGGACCTCGATCCACCGGAACGCCGGGCGCTGCGCCGCCTCGCCCTGCTGGACCTGCCCGACTTCGCGGCGTGGATCGCCGCTCCCCTGCTGGACACAGGGACGGAGGAGGCCGAGGAGGCCGTCGAGCGGCTGGTGGACTGCCACTTCATCGACGTGGTCGGCGTGGACGGCACCGGCCTCGCCCGCTACCGCATCCACGACCTGGCCCGTGAACACGCCCGTGAGCGCTGCCTCGTCGAGGAGAGCACCGAGGACCGCACGGCCGCGGTACTGCGGCTGGCGGCGAGCTGGCTGGACCTCGCCCGGAAGGCCGCCGCCCGCGGCCCCGGCGGCGCGACCCGCCACTTCCCCGAACCGGCCGCCGTCCGCCCGCTGGACCCGGTGACCGAGGAGGCCGTCCTGGCCCGGCCCGCGGCCTGGTTCGCCGCCGAGCAGGCCGGGCTGCTGGCCGCCGTGACGCACTGCGCCGACCACGGCATGGCCCGCACCGCCCGTGACCTCGCCGGGGCGCTGATCGCGAGTTCCGCCGCGCTGTACAACCAGTTCGACGCCTGGTCCCGCGCGCACACGGCGGCGATGGCTGCGGTGCGGCGCGGCGGCGACGTGGAGGGCGAGGCCTGGCTCCTCACCGGCCTCGGCCGGCTCCGCTACGAACAGGACCGGTTCGAGGACTCCTACGCCTATTTCGCGGACGCGCTGCGGCTGTTCGGGGAGAAGCTGCCGGACGGTGCGGCCGTGGCGCTCGCCGGGATGGGCACCGCCCGCCGCGAACAGGCCCGCTACGCCGAGGCGCTGGAGCTGCTGGAGGCCGCGCTGGAGCGGTACGGCGACGCGGGCGACGCCGGGGGCCGGGCGGGCGTGCTGTACGGCATCGGCTACGTGCACCGCGAGCAGGGGCGCGGCCCGCGGGCCCGGGCGGCACTGTCCGGGGCGCTCGAGCTGTACCGGGCGGCGGGCGACCGGCACGGCGAGGGGCTCACCCTGCGCTCGCTGGCCCTGTGCGACCGGGCCGAGGGACGGTACGCGGATGCCGAGCGGCTCTTCCTCGACGCGCTGCGGATCTTCACCGGTCTGCACGACACCTTCGGCGTGATGTACACCGAACAGGCTCTGGCCAAGGTGGAGTTGCGCACCGGCCGGCCGGCGGAGGCGGGGCGCCGGCTGCTGCGCTGCCTGGCCGTCGCGCAGGAGCGCCAGGACCGGTTCGGCGAGGCGCTGGTGCTGCGCACGCTCGGGGAGCTGCGGCTGGCGGCCGGGGACACCGGCGCGGCCCGGGAGCCGCTGGAGGTGGCGGCGGCACTCTGGGCGGAGTTGGGGCTGCCGCTGTGGCGGGCCCGCACGGTGTGGGACCTGGCCGGGGTGTGGTCCGCGGACGGCGAGACCGAACGGGCGCGGGCGGCGCGGGCCGAGGCGCTGGAGGTGTTCCGGTCGGTGGGCGCGCGGGAGGCGGGGGAGCGCGCGGGAGGCGGGACGCCGTAG
- a CDS encoding C40 family peptidase, which produces MAPLLPVTAQAAAQDTSCGVLASGASATAQAAVQAACSQVGVWYSWGGGHGATPGATYGYYDGSDPDSLHDDERMGFDCSGLMRYAYYRATGSDLLDGTADDQFHSPQAAARFSAGQGTAPLVPGDLMFWGSGYIHHVAMYLGAGQMVEAYESGTHIRVTPVRTGGDYAGAIRVNPSGTPIPPPANGGSTFQTWGTGVHTHSTPSVHASVVDTFAGPTQVSVQCQEHAEEVSAEGYTNDIWAKLADGSWMTNIYLKGPAELPGIPDCGGDNPPPPSGGSTAFLTWSTGVRTHSEPHVNADVVDYFPQPTTVNVVCQAHAEKVTAEGYTNDAWSKLTNGAWMTNIYIEGPAWLPGVATC; this is translated from the coding sequence ATGGCCCCGCTGCTGCCCGTCACCGCGCAGGCCGCGGCCCAGGACACCTCGTGCGGGGTGCTGGCCTCCGGCGCCTCGGCCACCGCGCAGGCCGCCGTCCAGGCGGCCTGTTCCCAGGTCGGCGTCTGGTACAGCTGGGGCGGAGGGCACGGTGCCACGCCCGGTGCCACGTACGGCTACTACGACGGCTCCGACCCGGACAGCCTGCACGACGACGAGCGCATGGGCTTCGACTGTTCGGGCCTGATGCGGTACGCGTACTACCGGGCGACCGGCTCCGACCTTCTCGACGGCACCGCCGACGACCAGTTCCACAGCCCGCAGGCCGCGGCCCGCTTCTCGGCCGGCCAGGGCACCGCCCCGCTGGTGCCGGGTGACCTGATGTTCTGGGGCAGCGGGTACATCCACCATGTCGCCATGTACCTGGGCGCGGGGCAGATGGTCGAGGCGTACGAATCGGGCACCCACATCCGGGTGACGCCGGTCCGCACGGGCGGCGACTACGCGGGCGCGATCCGCGTCAACCCGTCCGGCACGCCGATTCCCCCGCCCGCGAACGGCGGGTCGACCTTCCAGACCTGGGGCACGGGGGTGCACACGCACTCCACGCCGAGCGTGCACGCCTCGGTCGTCGACACCTTCGCCGGCCCCACGCAGGTCTCCGTCCAGTGCCAGGAGCACGCGGAGGAGGTGAGCGCCGAGGGCTACACCAACGACATCTGGGCCAAGCTGGCCGACGGGTCCTGGATGACCAACATCTACCTCAAGGGCCCGGCGGAGCTGCCCGGCATCCCGGACTGCGGCGGCGACAACCCGCCGCCGCCGAGCGGGGGCAGCACGGCGTTCCTCACCTGGAGCACGGGCGTGCGCACGCACAGCGAGCCGCACGTGAACGCCGATGTCGTCGACTACTTCCCGCAGCCGACGACGGTCAACGTGGTCTGCCAGGCGCACGCCGAGAAGGTCACCGCCGAGGGGTACACCAACGACGCGTGGTCCAAGCTGACCAACGGCGCGTGGATGACGAACATCTACATCGAGGGCCCGGCCTGGCTGCCGGGGGTCGCGACCTGCTGA
- a CDS encoding phosphatase PAP2 family protein, which produces MRSQSEPAAAEPGAIARPPLVREFLLVAGLFLVYKSGRQLATGHTAEALHNAHRIWDLERTLHLPSEVDVQSALLHGDTPVHLANTYYATIHFPATLAFLVWLYLKRPAHYVWARRVLAVVTAAALVLPFTFPLAPPRMLAASGLIDTARIYGPSVYGPPSSDHLSNQFAAMPSLHFGWALMVAIGLIVATRSRWRWLWLLHPAITLLVIVGTANHYWLDAIIATAMLGAALALIHPPHRTATTAGRGNRRLVSEEPVLVGAGR; this is translated from the coding sequence ATGAGATCCCAGTCCGAGCCGGCAGCAGCGGAGCCGGGCGCGATAGCCCGGCCGCCGCTCGTCCGTGAGTTCCTGCTCGTCGCGGGGCTCTTCCTCGTCTACAAGTCCGGGCGGCAGCTGGCCACCGGCCATACCGCCGAGGCCCTGCACAACGCCCACCGGATCTGGGACCTGGAACGGACACTGCACCTGCCCTCGGAGGTCGACGTGCAGTCCGCACTGCTGCACGGCGACACCCCCGTCCATCTGGCCAACACCTACTACGCCACCATTCATTTCCCGGCCACGCTGGCCTTCCTGGTCTGGCTCTACCTGAAGCGCCCCGCGCACTACGTGTGGGCCCGCCGGGTCCTCGCCGTGGTGACCGCGGCCGCCCTGGTACTGCCCTTCACCTTCCCGCTGGCCCCGCCCCGGATGCTGGCCGCGAGCGGCCTGATAGACACCGCCCGGATCTACGGCCCCTCGGTGTACGGCCCGCCGAGCAGCGACCACCTCTCCAACCAGTTCGCGGCGATGCCCTCGCTGCACTTCGGCTGGGCCCTGATGGTCGCGATCGGCCTGATCGTCGCCACCCGCTCCCGGTGGCGCTGGCTGTGGCTGCTGCACCCGGCGATCACCCTCCTCGTGATCGTCGGCACCGCGAACCACTACTGGCTGGACGCGATCATCGCCACCGCGATGCTCGGCGCCGCCCTCGCCCTGATCCACCCGCCGCACCGCACGGCCACGACAGCCGGGCGCGGCAACCGGCGCCTCGTCTCCGAGGAGCCCGTACTGGTGGGGGCCGGCCGATGA
- a CDS encoding RNA polymerase sigma factor, translated as MSPGEFDARFTADMPRLRRRLLALTGNPYDADDLLQETYLRLSRRARARNLTPQQHPYAYACTVALNLLRDSWLHPSRRERATDRLPEAGWDGGLGTYEASATALALLSVLSPKEAAAVILVDLEGFTHDTAGERLGAHRGTVQRNRMRALAKMRAALAG; from the coding sequence ATGAGCCCGGGCGAGTTCGACGCCCGTTTCACCGCCGACATGCCCAGACTGCGCAGACGGCTGCTCGCCCTGACCGGCAATCCGTACGACGCCGACGACCTCCTCCAGGAGACGTACCTGCGGCTCTCCCGGCGGGCCCGCGCCCGGAACCTGACGCCCCAGCAGCATCCGTACGCCTACGCATGCACGGTCGCGCTGAACCTGCTGCGCGACTCCTGGCTGCACCCTTCCCGCCGGGAACGCGCCACCGACCGGCTGCCCGAGGCCGGCTGGGACGGCGGACTCGGCACGTACGAGGCCTCGGCCACGGCGCTCGCGCTGCTGAGCGTGCTCTCGCCGAAGGAGGCGGCCGCGGTGATCCTCGTCGACCTGGAGGGGTTCACCCACGACACGGCCGGGGAACGGCTCGGCGCCCATCGGGGCACCGTCCAGCGCAACCGGATGCGGGCGCTGGCCAAGATGCGCGCGGCGCTGGCCGGCTGA